The Methanomassiliicoccales archaeon region TCGGGCTTTCAGCTCTGGCATCATACGTAGGATTAGCGGCGATCATTGGGGCATTCCTCGCTGGGATGGTATTCGCAGAATTCAGAGACAGCATGCCTGTTGCGGAAAAGTTCGAACCGATCAACGAATTTCTCGTGCCCTTCTTTTTCTTGTACATAGGAATATCTGTTGACATAGGCGCCTTTGGCCAAGTTGCCATACTATCCCTTATCATAACTTTACTCGCGATAGTCACTAAATTCATAGGCTGCGGGTTGGGGGCATACAAACTAGGAATGAAGTCCGCAACTGTCATTGGCGTCGGAATGTCGCCGAGAGGAGAAGTAGGATTAATAGTGGCTTCAGTAGGTCTTGGCATCGGATCGATCTCATCTGGCATGTTCTCAGTGGTAGTTGCCATGTCTCTCCTTACCACACTCATCGCCCCGTTCCTTCTAACCTATACTTTCAGGCGAATGCATCTCAATGGAAAAAGAGACATCAAATAATAGAAAAAAAACGCAAGAACAACACCCTGTACCTATTTCGAACAATCAGATAGGTCAATGTCAAAATGCAACACCAAGTAATGTCTGGAGGTGATGTGTTTGGTCAACTTATAATAGATTACACATATTCAAGTGGAATTCTGTTTATGACATTTCCAGATTTGTATGCATTTATTGTTTCTATTGTGGTAGCGACAATCCTATCTAAAACTTCCTTCGTGTAAAAAGCAGAATGAGGTGTGACAACGAGATTCGGCGCATTAAGTAATACCTCCCGTTCCACATGGTCTTCATCTTCCAACACATCTATCCCTGCGCCCCAGAGGTGACCGTCTTCAAGGGCTTCTTTTAGTGCCTTGCTGTCGACCACAGCGCCACGTGACGTGTTGATCAGTATACTCCCCTTTTTCATTCTCATAATCTTTTCTTTGTCAATCAAGTGATACGTCTTAGGAGTAAGCGGAATATGTAGTGTAACAAAATCGCTTTTGGAAAGCAGCTCTTCCAGGGGAAGATACGGGAACCCATATTTCGCTTGAAGAGGTTTGTTCTCGATAACATCGTACGCTACAATTCTCATACCGAATCCAGCGGCAATACCTATCACGGCTGCTCCAATTTTTCCAGTACCGACTACGCCAAGAGTTTTTCCCCTAAGTTCTATTCCCAGGAAGGGTTCAAAATTAAAGACTCTTTTTTCCTTCACATACGAATCTGCAAAAGGAATTTTTCTTGCAACGGAGAGGAGAAGAGCAAATACGTGCTCAGCAATGACGTGAGACCCATAATCTGGAACATGACATACAGCAATGCCTCTATCGAGTGCATACTTGGAAGCAATGTGATCAAACCCCACACTCCTAGTTACAATGAGTTGGAGGTTTGGAAGTGCGTCTAGGACTCTCTCTGTTACTTTCGTATAAATGAACACCGATAGAACTTCGGCATCTCTTGCGAAATCTTGTAACTCCTCTTCCGTCAAAGCTCTTTCGAAAATGGTGAGCTCATCATCGGGAAAGGCCGATCGAATATCTGTTACATGGCTTTTCAATTCTGTAAATACCATTCTCATGGCGAATCCCAAAATCCAATAGGCGACGAAGAATGAGATAAAGATATCCATTTCAAGGCAAAAATGTCGCCGGAATTTGATATCTCACAAAGCACGACTATCAGCTTTTGCGCATGACGAAAAATATATCGGCATGTAATCCAGCGGTAGAATTTGTCTGAACAAACAGAATTTCGGAGAATATATATTACTCCTTTATTTTTTCTACGATATCAAAACTTAGAATACCTCGGATGAACCTTTCGGAAAATAATATAGGTCATAAGGTATTCCCTGCATGCGGTGACATCATGTGGAAGAATGATGCAAAATGTGCTGTCTGCTTGACATTCGACTGCGACAGTGACATTTCATGGAAGAATATTATGCGAAGAACGGGAGCTGTAAAGGAGGGTGAACCTTTCAGTCCTGTTGTCTTATCTCAGGGACAATACGAAGTCAATGTTGCCATTCCAAGGATACTTAGATTTCTTGACAAACATGAACTCAAGGGATGTTTCTTTGTTCCTGGTTTGCTGGCTGAGGAGCGACCAGATATTGTAAAGGAAATCAAGAAGAAGAACCATGAAATCGGACATCATGGTTACATGCATCTAAATCCATCTAGACTAAACCCTGAGCAGGAGCTGAAGGAGTTGGAATTGGGAATGAGGGCCATAGAGGGCGTGATTGGTGAACGACCGAGAGGCTACAGAGCTCCTGCTTTCGATCTCTCACCAAAAACATTGGAATTCTTATGCGATTATGGATTTGTTTACGAGAGCAGTATGATGGCCTGGGATACACCATACATCCATCATGTAAAAGGTAAGAAGCTCGTCGAAATTCCATTCAATTGGTTGACTATTGACTGGACGTTTTTTGCATTTAATTTCTTTCCACCACTTGAATACCAAAATGGAATATCGAGCCAGGAAGACGTTCTGGAAATCTGGACTGAGGAGTTCGAGGGACTCTACGACGAAGGCGGACTGCTGACTATTGTAATGCATCCCCAAGCAATAGGACGTCCTTCAAGAATGAGAATGCTTGAGAGATTAATTAATCACATAAAAAAGAAGAGCAAAGCTTGGATTGCAAAACCTATAGATATTGCGGAGTACTGGTTGGAAGAGCACTAATGAATTTTTATTCCGACACCAGATTTCGAACCTTGCAATCTCAACGATTCAATCATCCTAAAATAGCGAGTGCTAAGCGATCACATTTTCCGAAGACTCACGAATAATGTTATAAGACTAGATCATCCAATAGCGCCATATCCAGTATTGAAATCCATTCGTTCTCAAATGGATAAAGTTTGATGATCTTCTAAATATTCGGGAAGTCCGAAAGTTACTAATATTCTATTTTTCTTATATACATGCGAGGAAAGTTGTCAGCCCCAACAGATACATTTTAGGGCTGGATGAAGACTTTCCACAATGAAAAACAGGGGGAGAAAAAGTTGC contains the following coding sequences:
- a CDS encoding polysaccharide deacetylase, coding for MWKNDAKCAVCLTFDCDSDISWKNIMRRTGAVKEGEPFSPVVLSQGQYEVNVAIPRILRFLDKHELKGCFFVPGLLAEERPDIVKEIKKKNHEIGHHGYMHLNPSRLNPEQELKELELGMRAIEGVIGERPRGYRAPAFDLSPKTLEFLCDYGFVYESSMMAWDTPYIHHVKGKKLVEIPFNWLTIDWTFFAFNFFPPLEYQNGISSQEDVLEIWTEEFEGLYDEGGLLTIVMHPQAIGRPSRMRMLERLINHIKKKSKAWIAKPIDIAEYWLEEH
- a CDS encoding NAD(P)-dependent oxidoreductase — its product is MRMVFTELKSHVTDIRSAFPDDELTIFERALTEEELQDFARDAEVLSVFIYTKVTERVLDALPNLQLIVTRSVGFDHIASKYALDRGIAVCHVPDYGSHVIAEHVFALLLSVARKIPFADSYVKEKRVFNFEPFLGIELRGKTLGVVGTGKIGAAVIGIAAGFGMRIVAYDVIENKPLQAKYGFPYLPLEELLSKSDFVTLHIPLTPKTYHLIDKEKIMRMKKGSILINTSRGAVVDSKALKEALEDGHLWGAGIDVLEDEDHVEREVLLNAPNLVVTPHSAFYTKEVLDRIVATTIETINAYKSGNVINRIPLEYV